One window from the genome of Natrialba magadii ATCC 43099 encodes:
- a CDS encoding sensor histidine kinase encodes MSSNTPTAGTQTTTIQLLITEEGNRAAIRKLLENHYTVRTTQSIGQADLYLVDDHSFPEYHAALEERVEESDPIFCPVVLIRRTDSNPQITLPDVDDREPPYLIDDIIDAPVDRLLLFRRLNSLLVRREQSKDLLHYISQLEASNKSLEQFAYAASHDLQEPLRMVSSYLQLIEQRYGDGFDEDGEEFLEFAIDGADRMRSMIDALLEYSRIDTEGSPLTPTELDDVLANVRQDLQVKIEEHDAQIESESLPTVAGDADQLRQLFQNLLSNAIEYSGGERPEITITAERTDTEWQISLHDDGIGIAVDDQERIFEVFQRLHSHEERSGTGIGLALCKRIVKRHDGRLWVESAPNEGATFSFTLPVASTSEREEREQAV; translated from the coding sequence ATGAGTTCGAACACGCCCACAGCCGGGACACAGACGACCACGATACAGTTACTCATCACCGAGGAAGGAAACCGTGCCGCGATCCGCAAACTCCTCGAGAACCACTACACCGTCCGGACGACGCAGTCTATTGGGCAGGCCGACCTCTATCTCGTCGACGACCACTCGTTCCCGGAGTATCACGCCGCCCTCGAAGAACGCGTCGAGGAGAGTGACCCCATTTTCTGTCCGGTCGTCCTCATCCGCCGGACCGACAGCAACCCACAAATCACTCTCCCAGACGTCGACGATCGCGAACCTCCCTACCTGATTGACGACATCATCGACGCACCGGTAGACCGACTGCTGCTCTTTCGCCGACTCAACTCGCTGCTCGTCCGTCGCGAACAGTCCAAAGACCTCCTCCACTACATCTCACAGCTCGAGGCGTCGAACAAGTCACTCGAGCAGTTCGCCTACGCCGCCTCCCACGACCTGCAAGAACCCCTGCGGATGGTCTCGAGTTACCTCCAGCTCATCGAACAGCGCTACGGCGACGGGTTCGACGAGGACGGCGAGGAGTTCCTCGAGTTCGCCATCGACGGCGCGGATCGAATGCGCAGTATGATCGACGCGTTACTCGAGTACTCTCGAATCGACACGGAAGGCAGTCCGCTGACGCCGACGGAACTGGACGACGTGCTCGCGAACGTTCGTCAGGACCTGCAGGTAAAAATCGAGGAACACGACGCACAGATCGAGTCGGAGTCGCTGCCGACGGTGGCGGGTGATGCGGACCAGTTGCGCCAGTTGTTCCAGAATCTGCTTTCGAACGCAATCGAGTACAGCGGGGGGGAGCGACCGGAGATCACGATCACAGCCGAGCGAACGGACACGGAATGGCAGATTTCGCTTCACGACGATGGGATCGGTATCGCGGTGGACGACCAGGAACGGATTTTCGAGGTATTCCAGCGCTTGCACAGCCACGAGGAGCGCTCTGGCACGGGCATTGGCCTGGCGCTGTGTAAGCGAATCGTCAAGCGACATGACGGGCGTCTCTGGGTGGAGTCTGCGCCCAACGAGGGGGCGACGTTTTCGTTCACGTTACCGGTGGCGTCGACGAGCGAGCGAGAAGAGCGAGAACAGGCGGTCTAA
- a CDS encoding ATPase domain-containing protein, translating into MEHRTSPVSSGVGGLDDILHGGFVPGRMYLVHGQPGTGKTLLGMHFLEEGLNDDETVLFIHGEESKEEIVANGEAVGIDVTDAEFLDLGPDSDFFTEDYSYDLVDPSDIEQDRYTQNIHDAIREIDPDRVVVDPITQLRYVEANDYQFRKRILAFMRFLKQREITVVTTATPSTDQEYDTEIRSLSDGIIELTRGDGGRRIKVAKHRALGQREGDHGMEIRGSGLEIFPQLVPERHEHPFESIQLEFGIEGLDELVGGGFDKRTVTFISGPTGAGKTSTGTQFLAQAAKNGMKSAVYLFEEDMETYEHRSEAIGMPVTTMREEGTLSITEIEPRTLSGEEFAHMVKQEVDERETDIVMIDGLDGYTTSIQGNEDMLVRKLHALTRYLKNRGVTVLITNEISEITGISNATSNNLSYVADNLLFLSYVEMDGSLRKVVGVLKKRSGSFEHNLREFKIESNGIRVGEPLTGLYGILQGTPRMGGPADPHQHQCE; encoded by the coding sequence ATGGAACATCGAACGTCCCCGGTGAGTAGCGGGGTCGGTGGCCTCGACGATATTTTGCACGGCGGGTTCGTTCCAGGGCGAATGTATCTCGTTCACGGTCAGCCCGGCACCGGGAAGACGTTACTCGGGATGCACTTCCTCGAAGAGGGGCTGAACGACGACGAAACGGTGCTGTTCATCCACGGCGAGGAGTCCAAAGAGGAAATCGTCGCAAACGGCGAGGCAGTGGGTATCGACGTTACGGACGCGGAGTTTCTCGATCTCGGGCCCGACTCGGATTTCTTCACTGAAGACTACTCGTACGATTTGGTCGACCCGAGCGACATCGAGCAAGACCGGTACACACAGAACATTCACGACGCGATCCGAGAGATCGACCCCGACCGGGTCGTCGTCGACCCTATCACCCAACTTCGGTACGTCGAGGCGAACGACTACCAGTTCCGAAAGCGCATCCTCGCGTTCATGCGGTTTCTCAAACAGCGCGAAATTACCGTCGTCACGACCGCAACGCCCTCCACGGACCAGGAGTATGACACCGAAATACGGTCGCTCAGCGACGGTATCATCGAACTCACGCGTGGCGACGGCGGTCGCCGCATCAAGGTCGCCAAACATCGCGCACTTGGCCAGCGCGAGGGCGACCACGGCATGGAGATCCGCGGAAGCGGCCTCGAAATCTTCCCACAACTGGTCCCCGAACGCCACGAGCACCCGTTCGAATCGATCCAACTCGAGTTCGGTATCGAGGGACTGGACGAACTCGTCGGCGGTGGGTTCGACAAGCGCACCGTGACGTTCATCAGCGGTCCGACGGGAGCGGGGAAGACCTCGACTGGGACACAGTTCCTCGCACAGGCGGCGAAAAACGGGATGAAATCGGCGGTGTACCTCTTCGAGGAGGATATGGAGACCTACGAGCATCGTTCCGAGGCGATCGGGATGCCGGTGACGACGATGCGCGAGGAGGGGACGCTTTCGATCACTGAAATCGAACCGCGGACGCTCTCAGGCGAGGAGTTCGCGCATATGGTCAAACAGGAGGTCGACGAGCGCGAGACGGACATTGTGATGATCGACGGACTCGACGGCTATACGACCTCAATTCAGGGCAACGAGGACATGCTCGTCCGAAAGCTTCACGCGCTCACCCGCTATCTCAAGAACCGGGGCGTGACGGTCCTGATCACGAACGAAATCTCTGAAATCACGGGTATCTCGAACGCAACGAGTAACAATTTGAGCTACGTCGCGGACAATCTGCTGTTCCTGAGCTACGTCGAGATGGACGGCAGCCTCCGGAAGGTAGTCGGCGTCCTCAAGAAGCGCTCGGGCAGTTTCGAGCACAACCTTCGGGAGTTTAAAATCGAGAGCAACGGCATCCGCGTCGGTGAACCGCTGACCGGTCTCTACGGCATCCTCCAGGGAACGCCGCGAATGGGCGGGCCAGCAGATCCACACCAGCACCAGTGCGAATGA
- a CDS encoding MBL fold metallo-hydrolase, with the protein MRVTLLGTGDTTGTPTVGCECDTCETARERDIERTRFSVHVENDRTDESLLVDFSPDFRYQFLRESVPLPDAAIITHIHFDHLDGLGNVFRVFDSLDVHAADETDPQTGQSVAETVASDYDYLDAVTVQPTTPLESTRICGFDVTLVPVDHPPLVCYGLAIEDPQTGAKLSLSGDTSYAIPQASREVLADPDLLLADAIVPAELCDAHPIGGRHTDDDGVARTFGTKHMTREGALALADDLDAEQTRLVHIAHFYPADDAFAEPLALDGETYEL; encoded by the coding sequence GTGCGCGTAACGCTCCTCGGAACCGGCGATACGACCGGCACACCCACCGTCGGCTGTGAGTGTGACACCTGCGAAACCGCCCGCGAGCGCGACATAGAACGCACGCGCTTTTCGGTCCACGTCGAGAACGACCGCACCGACGAGTCCCTGCTCGTCGACTTCAGCCCCGACTTCCGGTATCAGTTCCTGCGTGAGTCGGTTCCACTTCCCGACGCCGCTATCATCACCCACATCCACTTCGACCACCTCGACGGCCTCGGCAACGTCTTTCGCGTGTTTGACTCGCTCGACGTCCACGCCGCCGACGAAACCGACCCCCAGACCGGCCAGAGCGTCGCCGAAACCGTCGCCAGCGACTACGACTACCTCGACGCCGTCACCGTCCAGCCGACGACGCCACTCGAGTCCACCCGAATCTGTGGGTTCGATGTGACGCTCGTCCCGGTCGATCACCCACCGCTCGTGTGTTATGGGCTTGCTATCGAGGACCCCCAAACCGGGGCGAAGCTCTCGCTGTCGGGTGATACGAGCTATGCGATCCCGCAGGCTTCGCGTGAGGTGCTTGCCGATCCTGACCTGTTGTTAGCGGATGCGATCGTTCCCGCGGAACTCTGTGATGCACATCCGATCGGCGGCAGACACACAGACGACGATGGAGTGGCGCGCACCTTCGGGACCAAACACATGACGCGCGAGGGTGCACTCGCGCTCGCGGACGACCTCGACGCCGAGCAAACGAGGCTCGTCCACATCGCACACTTTTATCCGGCAGACGATGCGTTTGCGGAGCCGCTGGCGCTCGATGGCGAGACGTACGAACTGTAA
- a CDS encoding ATP-binding protein, whose protein sequence is MSDAALDVVEFLLTTSVYSDDRTLDENDLPPSFRRVFWTGGVDNEEDEEEEPNRRRHTGISRPLSATNSTAREATGVDRPWDAISELMFTERDEFSGSISLTQQEMAESWFAERVDADRLHENPTLAKHFADHDAIDGDVSHEEARERNRPIQADRVWIDSLLEEYFDTEEDEEMLDLVDVRAPEEVDITLDDLVLTDGQEAEIDKISKAIEHRDYLAEIGLREIGKLLFVGPPGTGKTSTAQALARDMDLPFVEVKLSMITSQYLGETAKNVDKTFEVAKRLSPCILFIDEFDFVAKTRRSDEHAALKRAVNTLLKAVDNISLIDDDVLLIGATNHPDQLDDAAWRRFDEIINFPKPDYGMRADILQVITRTMDIEEFDPQLIAEATEGLTGSDLRMVLREAVLEALTEDRRTLTQDDLLNAVEEFEERDSLKNMDMIEGDHDALVAGGDIEGTASDGGHEHDHDHDHDHDHSHDH, encoded by the coding sequence ATGAGTGATGCAGCGCTCGATGTCGTGGAGTTCCTGCTCACGACGAGCGTGTACTCGGACGACAGGACGCTTGACGAGAACGACCTTCCACCGTCGTTTCGCCGGGTATTCTGGACCGGCGGCGTCGACAACGAGGAGGATGAAGAGGAGGAACCGAACCGCCGTCGCCACACCGGTATCAGCCGGCCGCTTTCGGCGACCAACAGCACCGCTCGCGAGGCAACCGGCGTCGACCGGCCGTGGGACGCCATTTCCGAACTGATGTTCACCGAGCGCGACGAATTCTCCGGCTCGATCTCGCTCACTCAGCAGGAGATGGCCGAATCCTGGTTCGCAGAGCGCGTCGACGCCGACCGCTTACACGAGAACCCAACGCTCGCAAAGCACTTCGCGGACCACGACGCCATCGACGGCGACGTGAGCCACGAGGAAGCCCGCGAGCGCAACCGGCCGATACAGGCCGACCGCGTCTGGATCGACAGCCTTCTCGAAGAGTACTTCGATACCGAGGAGGACGAGGAGATGCTCGACCTCGTCGACGTTCGCGCACCCGAAGAAGTCGACATCACGCTCGACGATCTGGTGTTGACGGACGGTCAGGAGGCCGAAATCGACAAGATTTCGAAGGCGATCGAACACCGCGACTACCTCGCGGAAATCGGTCTGCGCGAGATCGGGAAACTGCTGTTCGTCGGCCCACCGGGAACCGGGAAGACCTCGACCGCACAGGCGCTCGCGCGGGATATGGACCTCCCGTTCGTCGAGGTCAAACTCTCGATGATCACCTCCCAGTACCTCGGTGAGACGGCGAAGAACGTGGACAAGACGTTCGAGGTCGCAAAGCGGCTCTCGCCGTGTATTCTCTTTATCGACGAGTTCGACTTCGTCGCCAAGACTCGCCGCAGCGACGAGCACGCGGCGTTAAAGCGCGCGGTCAACACCTTGCTCAAAGCCGTCGACAACATCTCGCTGATCGACGACGACGTGTTGTTGATCGGTGCAACGAACCACCCCGATCAGCTAGACGACGCCGCCTGGCGGCGCTTCGACGAGATCATCAACTTCCCAAAGCCGGACTACGGCATGCGCGCGGACATCCTGCAGGTCATCACCCGTACGATGGACATCGAGGAGTTCGATCCGCAACTCATCGCCGAGGCCACGGAAGGGCTGACCGGCAGCGACCTTCGGATGGTGCTTCGCGAGGCGGTCCTCGAAGCGCTCACAGAGGACCGACGAACACTAACCCAGGACGACCTGCTCAATGCGGTCGAGGAGTTCGAGGAACGGGATAGCCTGAAGAATATGGACATGATCGAGGGCGACCACGACGCGCTCGTCGCGGGTGGAGATATCGAGGGGACGGCGAGTGATGGTGGACACGAGCATGACCATGACCATGATCATGACCACGATCACAGCCACGACCACTGA
- a CDS encoding universal stress protein, with protein sequence MNVLVGLGGSDESIKTLQQTIERTQDVGDDLTVAVLEKPESKRSQDEMYEEADSLLSEAGVDADLVRLEGDPGSALVDHAEQGEFDQLVIGGGTLSPMGKIQLGPITEFVLLNAPTTVKLVR encoded by the coding sequence ATGAACGTACTCGTAGGACTCGGCGGTAGCGACGAATCGATCAAAACGCTCCAACAGACGATCGAGCGCACCCAGGATGTGGGCGACGACCTCACCGTCGCCGTCCTCGAGAAGCCAGAGTCGAAACGCAGCCAGGACGAAATGTACGAGGAAGCCGACTCCCTGCTCTCCGAGGCCGGCGTCGACGCCGATCTCGTCCGTCTCGAGGGCGACCCCGGCAGTGCGCTCGTCGACCACGCTGAACAGGGCGAGTTCGACCAACTGGTCATCGGCGGCGGCACACTCAGTCCGATGGGGAAAATTCAGCTCGGACCGATCACCGAGTTCGTCCTGCTGAACGCGCCGACGACCGTCAAACTGGTGCGATAA
- a CDS encoding GNAT family N-acetyltransferase, which produces MGRERLYPDEPSGPFPSPPSTIEDREGRDIEIQAPGELTTDLEAVVEMYDQFDPTDRAQGIPPTGEQRIRNWLETIADKSVNVIARHGETVIAHAMLVPDTDDPAAIEDRDEIEWELAIFVLQDYQRAGIGTHLLEHLLGHASDVGIERVWLTVERWNNPAIALYERVGFEASGTESFEQEMSIRLE; this is translated from the coding sequence ATGGGCCGCGAGCGACTCTACCCCGACGAGCCGTCGGGACCGTTTCCGTCGCCACCGTCGACTATCGAGGACCGCGAGGGTCGCGACATCGAGATTCAAGCCCCTGGCGAGCTCACGACCGACCTCGAAGCCGTCGTCGAAATGTACGACCAGTTCGATCCAACCGACCGGGCCCAGGGGATCCCACCGACAGGCGAACAACGGATCCGCAACTGGCTCGAAACGATCGCCGACAAGAGCGTCAACGTGATCGCCCGCCACGGCGAGACCGTCATCGCTCACGCAATGCTGGTGCCCGACACAGACGACCCAGCAGCGATCGAGGACAGGGATGAGATCGAGTGGGAACTCGCCATCTTCGTCCTGCAGGACTACCAGCGGGCGGGAATCGGGACCCACCTGCTCGAACACCTGCTCGGCCACGCGAGCGACGTCGGTATCGAACGCGTCTGGCTCACCGTCGAGCGATGGAACAATCCCGCAATCGCACTCTACGAGCGCGTCGGCTTCGAAGCCTCCGGCACCGAGAGCTTCGAACAGGAGATGTCGATTCGACTCGAGTAG
- a CDS encoding universal stress protein → MDDSEPVTVDTVLAPVDGSDESATAVEYAVAVADRYDASVHVLYVLGRGVVRGMDVGTVDEAAVAENSQGFLEDVSRIADQRDVSLSTSIDDGFSQTRKTRHPGNVVLDTADDVDADFIVLPREPVSDAASAEVLEKVAEYVLSYASQPVLSV, encoded by the coding sequence GCCGGTGACCGTAGATACCGTTCTCGCACCCGTCGACGGAAGTGACGAGTCTGCGACTGCTGTCGAGTATGCCGTCGCGGTCGCTGACCGCTACGACGCGTCGGTCCACGTTCTCTACGTACTCGGCCGCGGCGTCGTCCGCGGGATGGACGTTGGCACCGTCGACGAAGCCGCCGTCGCCGAGAACTCACAGGGCTTTCTCGAAGACGTGAGCCGGATCGCCGACCAGCGAGACGTCTCGCTGTCGACCTCGATCGACGACGGCTTTTCACAGACGCGCAAGACGCGCCACCCCGGCAACGTCGTCCTCGACACCGCAGACGACGTCGACGCCGACTTCATCGTTCTCCCACGCGAACCCGTGAGCGACGCCGCGTCGGCGGAGGTACTCGAGAAGGTCGCCGAGTACGTGCTGTCCTATGCGAGTCAGCCGGTGCTCTCGGTCTAA